In Populus nigra chromosome 1, ddPopNigr1.1, whole genome shotgun sequence, one genomic interval encodes:
- the LOC133701361 gene encoding short-chain dehydrogenase TIC 32 B, chloroplastic-like isoform X1, which translates to MFESLKYLTGSAGASGYGSKSTGEQVTENCGDLHSITAIITGATSGIGAETARVLAKRGARLVLPARSLKAAEDAKARIISENPDTEIIVMGLDLSSLNSVRNFVSEFESFDLPLNLLINNAGKFAHEHAISEDGIEMTFATNYLGHFLLTKLLLKKMIETAKTTGIQGRIVNVSSSIYNWFSGDPIRYLGQISRNKLRDFDPTRAYALSKLANVLHTKELAQRLKQMEANVTVNCVHPGVVRTRLTREREGIVTDMAFFLTSKLLKTIPQAAATTCYVATHPRLVNVTGKYFSDCNEASTSKLGSNSTEAARLWTASEIMVSRGSKAVFDPLTSTLDYDISIKQFK; encoded by the exons ATGTTTGAAAGTTTGAAGTACCTCACCGGCTCAGCCGGAGCAAGTGGCTATGGCTCTAAGTCCACCGGCGAGCAAGTAACTGAAAACTGCGGCGATCTGCATTCCATAACGGCCATCATCACTG GTGCCACATCCGGGATAGGAGCGGAGACGGCAAGAGTGCTGGCGAAGAGAGGTGCGAGGCTGGTGTTGCCGGCTAGGAGCCTGAAAGCCGCCGAAGATGCCAAGGCAAGAATTATATCAGAGAATCCGGATACGGAGATCATTGTTATGGGGCTTGATCTTAGCTCTCTCAACTCTGTTCGAAACTTTGTTTCAGAGTTTGAGTCCTTCGACTTGCCTCTCAATCTCCTCAT AAATAATGCTGGAAAGTTTGCGCACGAGCATGCAATCTCTGAAGATGGGATAGAGATGACCTTCGCTACTAATTATCTag GTCACTTTTTATTGACAAAATTGTTATTGAAGAAGATGATTGAAACAGCAAAAACAACTGGGATTCAAGGCAGAATAGTGAATGTCTCATCGAGTATTTACAATTGGTTTTCAGGCGATCCGATCCGATATCTTGGCCAAATATCCCGAAACAAATTACG TGATTTCGATCCTACACGTGCATATGCTCTCTCGAAGCTCGCTAATGTTTTGCACACCAAGGAGCTTGCTCAGAGACTGAAG CAAATGGAGGCCAACGTGACTGTGAATTGTGTTCATCCAGGAGTTGTAAGAACCAGACTCACTAGAGAACGAGAAGGCATAGTCACAG ATATGGCATTTTTCTTGACTTCCAAGCTCTTGAAAACAATTCCTCAG GCTGCTGCGACAACATGCTATGTGGCAACACACCCGAGGCTAGTAAATGTGACTGGAAAGTACTTTTCGGATTGCAATGAAGCCTCAACGTCCAAATTGGGATCCAACTCAACAGAAGCTGCTCGATTATGGACTGCCTCGGAAATCATGGTTTCTAGAGGCTCAAAAGCAGTTTTTGACCCACTCACTAGTACCTTAGATTATGATATATcaataaaacaattcaaataa
- the LOC133701361 gene encoding short-chain dehydrogenase TIC 32 B, chloroplastic-like isoform X2: MFESLKYLTGSAGASGYGSKSTGEQVTENCGDLHSITAIITGATSGIGAETARVLAKRGARLVLPARSLKAAEDAKARIISENPDTEIIVMGLDLSSLNSVRNFVSEFESFDLPLNLLINNAGKFAHEHAISEDGIEMTFATNYLGHFLLTKLLLKKMIETAKTTGIQGRIVNVSSSIYNWFSGDPIRYLGQISRNKLRDFDPTRAYALSKLANVLHTKELAQRLKQMEANVTVNCVHPGVVRTRLTREREGIVTDMAFFLTSKLLKTIPQWVVLVGCCDNMLCGNTPEASKCDWKVLFGLQ; the protein is encoded by the exons ATGTTTGAAAGTTTGAAGTACCTCACCGGCTCAGCCGGAGCAAGTGGCTATGGCTCTAAGTCCACCGGCGAGCAAGTAACTGAAAACTGCGGCGATCTGCATTCCATAACGGCCATCATCACTG GTGCCACATCCGGGATAGGAGCGGAGACGGCAAGAGTGCTGGCGAAGAGAGGTGCGAGGCTGGTGTTGCCGGCTAGGAGCCTGAAAGCCGCCGAAGATGCCAAGGCAAGAATTATATCAGAGAATCCGGATACGGAGATCATTGTTATGGGGCTTGATCTTAGCTCTCTCAACTCTGTTCGAAACTTTGTTTCAGAGTTTGAGTCCTTCGACTTGCCTCTCAATCTCCTCAT AAATAATGCTGGAAAGTTTGCGCACGAGCATGCAATCTCTGAAGATGGGATAGAGATGACCTTCGCTACTAATTATCTag GTCACTTTTTATTGACAAAATTGTTATTGAAGAAGATGATTGAAACAGCAAAAACAACTGGGATTCAAGGCAGAATAGTGAATGTCTCATCGAGTATTTACAATTGGTTTTCAGGCGATCCGATCCGATATCTTGGCCAAATATCCCGAAACAAATTACG TGATTTCGATCCTACACGTGCATATGCTCTCTCGAAGCTCGCTAATGTTTTGCACACCAAGGAGCTTGCTCAGAGACTGAAG CAAATGGAGGCCAACGTGACTGTGAATTGTGTTCATCCAGGAGTTGTAAGAACCAGACTCACTAGAGAACGAGAAGGCATAGTCACAG ATATGGCATTTTTCTTGACTTCCAAGCTCTTGAAAACAATTCCTCAG tGGGTTGTTCTTGTAGGCTGCTGCGACAACATGCTATGTGGCAACACACCCGAGGCTAGTAAATGTGACTGGAAAGTACTTTTCGGATTGCAATGA
- the LOC133689204 gene encoding uncharacterized protein LOC133689204 isoform X1 — MASLIPETTKKLFTAENLRSATKQSDRCLIVPVRLRRAIKKYLREQEEPHMKKKVLRLSESFSDIKDKNLMLAINTSKELVEDPFKSMERSKRWKIKSSYGDIGLNYRDDETIAYVASRMPAVFSACYRVLSEVRRRLPGFSPTKILDFGAGTGSAFWAIREVWPKSLQKVNLVEPSQSMQRAGRSLIQDLKNLPLIHSYNSLQDLSKSIRKSERKHDLVIASYVLGEIPSLKDRITIVRQLWELTGDVLVLIEPGTPHGFGIISQMRSHILWMEKRKCGKAEGKISETCKDLVPYKGGAFVIAPCSHDGSCPLVKSGKYCHFVQRLQRTTSQRAYKRSKGETLRGFEDEKFSFVAFRRGQRPRKPWPLDGMRFETLKEQHAKRNPEDLEIDYEDLIEQNQPEEEVPYEEVDPVYYDSDVIETDTNDDNDEEEQEEEAHADLGGGWGRIVFSPFKRGRQVTLDVCRSNNRDNSEGSFERIVVTKSKSPALHYQARRSHWGDLWPF, encoded by the exons ATGGCAAGCCTAATACCTGAAACCACCAAAAAACTCTTCACCGCAGAGAACCTCCGCTCTGCCACCAAACAATCCGACCGCTGCCTCATCGTCCCCGTCCGCCTCCGTCGTGCCATCAAAAAATACCTCCGAG AGCAAGAAGAACCACACATGAAGAAAAAAGTTTTAAGACTATCAGAATCATTCAGCGATATCAAAGACAAAAACTTGATGTTAGCAATTAATACTTCAAAGGAGCTAGTTGAAGATCCATTTAAGTCTATGGAGAGGTCTAAGAGATGGAAAATTAAGAGTTCTTATGGCGACATTGGACTTAATTATAGAGATGATGAGACCATTGCTTATGTTGCTTCTCGTATGCCTGCTGTTTTCTCTGCTTGCTATAGAGTCCTCAGTGAA GTTAGGAGAAGGTTACCGGGTTTTTCTCCTAccaaaattttggattttggagCTGGGACTGGTTCAGCTTTCTG GGCAATAAGAGAAGTGTGGCCAAAGTCATTACAGAAGGTAAATTTAGTGGAACCATCACAGTCTATGCAGCGTGCCGGTAGAAGTCTTATACAAG ATTTGAAGAATTTGCCACTTATTCATAGCTATAATAGCCTTCAAGACTTGAGTAAAAGTATTCGCAAGTCCGAGAGGAAACATGACCTTGTAATTGCT TCCTATGTTCTGGGGGAGATACCATCATTGAAGGACCGAATTACTATAGTGCGCCAGCTTTGGGAACTTACGGGGGATGTTTTG GTTTTAATTGAGCCAGGTACACCACATGGATTTGGTATCATATCACAGATGCGATCTCACATACTATGGATGGAGAAAAGG AAATGTGGTAAAGCTGAAGGGAAAATCAGTGAAACTTGTAAGGATTTGGTGCCCTACAAAGGTGGTGCATTTGTAATTGCTCCT TGTTCTCATGATGGGAGCTGTCCTTTGGTGAAATCTGGAAAATACTGTCATTTTGTTCAGCGGTTGCAGAGGACAACATCACAGCGAGCATACAAG CGTTCCAAGGGTGAAACTTTACGTGGATTTGAGGATGAGAAGTTTTCCTTTGTCGCTTTCAGACGAGGACAACGACCCCG AAAACCTTGGCCTCTTGATGGCATGAGATTTGAGACTTTGAAGGAGCAGCATGCTAAAAGAAATCCAGAAGATCTAGAGATTGattatg AGGACTTGATTGAGCAAAATCAACCCGAGGAGGAGGTTCCATATGAAGAGGTGGACCCAGTTTACTATGATTCTGATGTCATTGAAACTGACACCAATGATGATAATGACGAAGAGgagcaagaagaagaagctcatGCTGATCTTGGGGGAGGCTGGGGAAGGATAGTTTTCTCACCTTTTAAGAGAGGCAGGCAGGTAACCTTGGATGTTTGCCGATCAAACAATCGTGATAACTCAGAGGGCTCTTTTGAACGTATAGTTGTCACGAAGAGTAAAAGTCCTGCTTTACATTATCAGGCACGAAGATCTCACTGGGGTGACTTGTGGCCATTTTAA
- the LOC133689204 gene encoding uncharacterized protein LOC133689204 isoform X2, with amino-acid sequence MKKKVLRLSESFSDIKDKNLMLAINTSKELVEDPFKSMERSKRWKIKSSYGDIGLNYRDDETIAYVASRMPAVFSACYRVLSEVRRRLPGFSPTKILDFGAGTGSAFWAIREVWPKSLQKVNLVEPSQSMQRAGRSLIQDLKNLPLIHSYNSLQDLSKSIRKSERKHDLVIASYVLGEIPSLKDRITIVRQLWELTGDVLVLIEPGTPHGFGIISQMRSHILWMEKRKCGKAEGKISETCKDLVPYKGGAFVIAPCSHDGSCPLVKSGKYCHFVQRLQRTTSQRAYKRSKGETLRGFEDEKFSFVAFRRGQRPRKPWPLDGMRFETLKEQHAKRNPEDLEIDYEDLIEQNQPEEEVPYEEVDPVYYDSDVIETDTNDDNDEEEQEEEAHADLGGGWGRIVFSPFKRGRQVTLDVCRSNNRDNSEGSFERIVVTKSKSPALHYQARRSHWGDLWPF; translated from the exons ATGAAGAAAAAAGTTTTAAGACTATCAGAATCATTCAGCGATATCAAAGACAAAAACTTGATGTTAGCAATTAATACTTCAAAGGAGCTAGTTGAAGATCCATTTAAGTCTATGGAGAGGTCTAAGAGATGGAAAATTAAGAGTTCTTATGGCGACATTGGACTTAATTATAGAGATGATGAGACCATTGCTTATGTTGCTTCTCGTATGCCTGCTGTTTTCTCTGCTTGCTATAGAGTCCTCAGTGAA GTTAGGAGAAGGTTACCGGGTTTTTCTCCTAccaaaattttggattttggagCTGGGACTGGTTCAGCTTTCTG GGCAATAAGAGAAGTGTGGCCAAAGTCATTACAGAAGGTAAATTTAGTGGAACCATCACAGTCTATGCAGCGTGCCGGTAGAAGTCTTATACAAG ATTTGAAGAATTTGCCACTTATTCATAGCTATAATAGCCTTCAAGACTTGAGTAAAAGTATTCGCAAGTCCGAGAGGAAACATGACCTTGTAATTGCT TCCTATGTTCTGGGGGAGATACCATCATTGAAGGACCGAATTACTATAGTGCGCCAGCTTTGGGAACTTACGGGGGATGTTTTG GTTTTAATTGAGCCAGGTACACCACATGGATTTGGTATCATATCACAGATGCGATCTCACATACTATGGATGGAGAAAAGG AAATGTGGTAAAGCTGAAGGGAAAATCAGTGAAACTTGTAAGGATTTGGTGCCCTACAAAGGTGGTGCATTTGTAATTGCTCCT TGTTCTCATGATGGGAGCTGTCCTTTGGTGAAATCTGGAAAATACTGTCATTTTGTTCAGCGGTTGCAGAGGACAACATCACAGCGAGCATACAAG CGTTCCAAGGGTGAAACTTTACGTGGATTTGAGGATGAGAAGTTTTCCTTTGTCGCTTTCAGACGAGGACAACGACCCCG AAAACCTTGGCCTCTTGATGGCATGAGATTTGAGACTTTGAAGGAGCAGCATGCTAAAAGAAATCCAGAAGATCTAGAGATTGattatg AGGACTTGATTGAGCAAAATCAACCCGAGGAGGAGGTTCCATATGAAGAGGTGGACCCAGTTTACTATGATTCTGATGTCATTGAAACTGACACCAATGATGATAATGACGAAGAGgagcaagaagaagaagctcatGCTGATCTTGGGGGAGGCTGGGGAAGGATAGTTTTCTCACCTTTTAAGAGAGGCAGGCAGGTAACCTTGGATGTTTGCCGATCAAACAATCGTGATAACTCAGAGGGCTCTTTTGAACGTATAGTTGTCACGAAGAGTAAAAGTCCTGCTTTACATTATCAGGCACGAAGATCTCACTGGGGTGACTTGTGGCCATTTTAA
- the LOC133702331 gene encoding transcription factor MYB13-like, translating to MGRAPCCSKVGLYRGPWTTKEDTLLINYIQAHGEGHWRSLPKKAGLLRCGKSCRLRWMNYLRPDIKRGNITPDEDDLIIRLHSLLGNRWSLIAGRLPGRTDNEIKNYWNSHLSKRLKNNTAGNKSKCMGESAGKRGDTKANNKRKQKEDNEGISSRNGEATTKTKIYLPRATRVCTSSVAKYINNIQSLIGSSSSNAEDGDHTNWGMSGLKVANNGGQAWASNNEEFDGPISLQKDIMLDDIFEEYQQLLKADDHGQLDSFVESLLA from the exons ATGGGAAGAGCTCCATGTTGCTCTAAAGTTGGTCTGTATAGAGGTCCATGGACTACTAAAGAAGACACATTGCTCATTAACTATATCCAGGCACATGGTGAAGGTCATTGGAGGTCTTTGCCTAAGAAAGCTG GGTTACTTAGATGTGGGAAGAGTTGCAGGCTAAGATGGATGAACTACCTTCGGCCTGATATCAAGAGAGGGAACATCACTCCTGATGAGGATGACCTTATCATCCGTCTGCATTCTCTTCTTGGCAACCGTTGGTCTCTCATTGCGGGAAGGTTGCCAGGCCGAACTGACAATGAGATCAAGAACTACTGGAACTCTCACCTTAGCAAAAGACTCAAGAACAACACGGCAGGAAATAAGTCCAAATGCATGGGGGAATCAGCTGGAAAGAGAGGTGACACTAAGGCCAACAACAAAAGGAAGCAAAAGGAGGACAACGAAGGCATTAGCAGTCGAAATGGAGAGGCTACTACAAAGACCAAGATTTATCTCCCACGGGCAACAAGGGTTTGTACATCCTCGGTTgcaaaatatatcaataatattcAAAGCTTGATTGGGTCATCATCTAGTAACGCAGAGGATGGCGATCATACCAATTGGGGCATGTCTGGTCTTAAAGTTGCTAACAATGGTGGACAAGCTTGGGCTTCCAATAATGAAGAATTTGATGGTCCAATTTCTTTACAGAAAGATATTATGTTAGATGACATCTTTGAGGAATACCAGCAACTCCTCAAGGCAGATGATCATGGTCAATTGGATTCCTTTGTGGAATCTCTTTTGGCTTAA
- the LOC133679224 gene encoding uncharacterized protein LOC133679224 — protein sequence MIKMGNFSEEEEQEPSFFDTREEISSVSDWSSDCGDCSPSLFNSFSYDDWTRNPESVQDRRRRFLKWMGLSLDRNDGFEEKFGDDFKNEIQWVGVDRTEDNSGAVLRTSSIEDDFLSTQSSMSSESNEVWRQSFENGTLDGNIAYRIKNLDDGTEFLVDELDGDGMLSRLHEVGSNQSPSFEEFRRTLGTSPFLERFFKKYVNGRDMVEAKRKAKRSWLKKLGLKGGIIDRQGTAASKPCDLESTTGAKMHRVKVHPSKKHTKELSSLFTGQEFLAHKGSILTMKFSLDGQYLASGGEDGVVRVWKVIEDDRSNQFDISATDPSCPYFTMNHLSELASLDVDKKVIDKTKRLGSSDSTCVVVPPKVFRVLEKPLHEFQGHNCEVLDLSWSQKRFLLSSSIDKTVRLWQVGCDRCLRVFSHNNYVTSVDFNPVDDNYFISGSIDGKVRIWEVLGCRVVDYTDIREIVTAACYRPGGKGGLVGTMTGNCLFYDIVDNRLQLDAQICLQGKKKLPGRRITGFEFSPSDPSKLVVTSADSLVRVISGLDVICKFRASSLRFAANQISASFTSDGKHIISTSEDSNVYIWNYTSQERTSRTKNIQSCESFMSQNASVAIPWRGIETVPETLSSPETSGDVNSFRSDRSCPKFCGEIEQKRLSSSPSVCFSLARGFLLESLTRGSATWPEEKLPKSRTEFKYLKNMLSSHMWGLVIVTAGWDGRIRTYLNYGLPLRL from the exons atgataaaaatgggGAATTTCAGCGAAGAGGAAGAGCAAGAACCAAGCTTTTTCGATACCCGTGAGGAGATATCTTCTGTTTCTGATTGGAGTTCAGATTGTGGGGATTGTAGTCCTAGTCTTTTTAACAGTTTCTCATATGATGATTGGACTCGGAATCCAGAAAGTGTTCAAGATCGGCGGCGGAGGTTCTTAAAGTGGATGGGTTTAAGTTTGGATCGAAATGATGGTTTTGAAGAGAAGTTTGGTGATGATTTCAAGAACGAAATCCAATGGGTTGGTGTTGATAGGACGGAGGATAATAGTGGGGCAGTGTTAAGGACATCGAGTATAGAAGATGACTTTTTGTCAACTCAGTCTTCTATGTCTTCCGAGTCAAATGAAGTTTGGCGACAATCATTTGAAAATGGTACGCTGGATGGGAATATTGCGTATAGAATTAAAAATTTGGATGATGGAACTGAGTTTCTGGTGGATGAACTGGATGGGGATGGAATGCTTAGTAGACTGCATGAAGTGGGATCCAATCAATCTCCTAGTTTTGAAGAATTTCGGAGAACACTCGGCACATCTCCTTTTCTTGAacgattttttaagaaatatgttAATGGAAGGGATATGGTAGAAGCAAAAAGGAAAGCTAAAAGGAGTTGGCTGAAGAAATTGGGCTTGAAGGGAGGGATTATTGATAGACAAGGGACAGCTGCCTCGAAGCCTTGTGATCTTGAATCAACCACAGGAGCAAAGATGCATAGAGTTAAAGTTCATCCATCCAAAAAGCACACCAAAGAATTGTCTTCTCTCTTTACTGGACAAGAATTTCTGGCTCATAAGGGATCAATTTTGACAATGAAATTCAGTCTTGATGGACAATACCTGGCAAGTGGTGGTGAAGATGGTGTTGTGCGCGTGTGGAAGGTGATTGAGGATGACAGATCCAACCAATTTGACATCTCAGCCACCGATCCCTCGTGTCCATATTTCACAATGAATCATCTTTCTGAACTAGCTTCTCTTGATGTGGATAAGAAGGTAATTGATAAAACGAAGAGACTTGGTTCATCAGACTCCACATGTGTTGTTGTGCCACCAAAGGTGTTCAGGGTATTGGAGAAGCCTCTGCATGAGTTTCAAGGACATAACTGCGAGGTTTTGGATCTCTCGTGGTCTCAGAAAAGG TTTCTATTGTCCTCTTCTATTGATAAGACTGTTCGCCTTTGGCAAGTGGGTTGCGACAGGTGCCTGAGAGTTTTTTCTCATAATAATTATG TGACTTCTGTTGATTTCAATCCTGTGGATGACAATTATTTCATCAGTGGCTCGATAGATGGTAAAGTTCGCATCTGGGAAGTGCTTGGCTGTCGGGTTGTCGATTATACTGATATACGAGAGATAGTTACTGCTGCGTGTTATCGTCCTGGTGGAAAG GGAGGACTGGTTGGCACAATGACTGGAAACTGCCTCTTTTATGATATAGTAG ATAATCGACTGCAACTGGATGCTCAAATATGCTTACAGGGCAAAAAGAAGCTACCTGGCAGGAGGATAACTGGCTTCGAG TTCTCTCCAAGCGACCCAAGCAAACTTGTTGTCACTTCTGCTGATTCACTAGTCCGAGTGATAAGCGGCCTGGATGTCATTTGCAAATTTAGGG CTTCGAGCCTTAGGTTTGCAGCAAACCAGATTTCTGCGTCTTTTACCTCAGATGGAAAACATATTATCTCAACAAGTGAAGATTCTAACGTCTACATCTGGAACTATACCAGCCAGGAAAGGACTTCTCGAACAAAGAACATTCAGTCTTGTGAGAGCTTCATGTCTCAAAATGCATCTGTTGCTATACCATGGCGTGGTATTGAAACTGTTCCTGAAACGCTTTCATCCCCTGAAACTAGCGGGGATGTTAATAGTTTCAGAAGTGATCGTAGTTGTCCGAAATTTTGTGGAGAGATAGAGCAGAAAAGGCTTTCCTCTTCTCCATCAGTCTGTTTCTCTCTTGCCCGTGGATTTCTGTTGGAGTCTTTGACAAGGGGATCTGCGACTTGGCCTGAGGAGAAACTTCCAAAATCTAGAACCGAGTTCAAGTATTTGAAGAATATGTTAAGTTCTCACATGTGGGGTCTTGTTATTGTAACTGCAGGCTGGGACGGACGGATTAGAACGTACCTCAATTATGGTTTACCGCTTCGACTGTGA